Proteins encoded by one window of Crassostrea angulata isolate pt1a10 chromosome 9, ASM2561291v2, whole genome shotgun sequence:
- the LOC128163448 gene encoding uncharacterized protein LOC128163448, whose product MDPRSSAQDVHRCDLCETAIVHSYCDFCHVNLCKLCIADHISDGYDKHKIVPFQERRSTLIYPKCATHPHKNCDWQCKNCKDIFVCSSCTASEKHRGHIFIEVSEVYMRTKNAIADEANKLENLISPTYEEIALDLENQLANLDGGYEKLTTAMSKQGEQWHREIDIVINKMKAEISEIKVKHRDLLKKHLDEIKQTQALIKQTLVAIEEIKKSTEVSPTIEYSSKIREFSKLPPKVKVTLPTFIPKPLDHEKLYNMFGQITPLSTATEQNVLSLNQPNTSVRELLDEPELVATIQTGYQNVFSVTYLNEDCVWTCGLTKDIKCFNIKGELLHTVSNKSKQWPNDIAVDSDGNLLFSDGTSSTVNKVNNGQIEELIRLRGWSPGYLCVASNGDLLVIMISRNDYQSKVVRYSGSTEKQAIQFDDEGKPLYSRNMTVKYITENRNHDICVADHGACAVVVVNQNGKLRWRYIGHPSVTKKKPFKPVGITTDSQSRILTADRDNHCIHILNQDGQFLRYIDNCDLEYPCGLCVDNNDNLFVSEQLKGNVKKIKFLR is encoded by the coding sequence ATGGATCCTCGTTCTAGTGCCCAGGACGTGCAccgatgtgacctttgtgagaccgccatagtacacagctactgtgacttttgtcatgtCAACCTCTGCAAGCTTTGTATAGCTGATCACATCTCAGATggatatgacaaacataaaatagtccCTTTCCAGGAACGAAGATCAACACTGATTTACCCAAAATGTGCGACACATCCACACAAAAACTGTGACTGGCAGTGCAAGAATTGCAAGGACATATTTGTTTGTTCCTCTTGTACTGCATCAGAAAAACACAGAGGacatatatttatagaagtTTCCGAAGTTTACATGAGAACGAAAAATGCTATTGCAGATGAAGCAAATAAGTTAGAAAATCTTATTTCTCCTACATATGAAGAAATTGCACTCGACTTGGAAAATCAGCTTGCCAACCTGGATGGAGGATATGAGAAACTTACGACAGCAATGTCCAAACAAGGAGAgcaatggcacagagaaatcgaCATCGTCATCAATAAAATGAAAGCTGAAATCAGTGAGATCAAAGTAAAACACAGAGACCTTTTAAAGAAACACTTAGATGAAATCAAACAGACACAGGCtctcataaaacaaacattagtAGCCATAGAAGAAATCAAGAAATCCACTGAAGTATCTCCTACCATTGAATACAGCTCTAAGATCAGAGAGTTCAGCAAGCTGCCACCCAAAGTGAAGGTTACACTGCCAACATTCATTCCAAAACCATTAGACCATGAAAAGTTGTATAATATGTTTGGGCAGATAACTCCTTTGTCTACTGCTACAGAACAGAATGTCTTGTCATTAAACCAACCCAACACTTCAGTGAGAGAACTACTGGATGAACCGGAACTTGTTGCCACAATACAGACAGGGtatcaaaatgttttcagtGTTACCTATCTTAATGAAGATTGTGTTTGGACATGTGGATTGACAAAGGATATCAAATGCTTTAACATTAAAGGTGAATTGCTTCATACAGTTAGCAACAAATCAAAACAATGGCCCAATGATATAGCTGTAGACAGTGATGGGAATTTACTTTTCAGTGACGGGACATCAAGTACAGTGAATAAAGTAAATAATGGACAGATAGAAGAGTTGATCAGATTACGGGGATGGAGTCCTGGTTATCTGTGTGTCGCCTCTAATGGTGATCTCCTGGTTATCATGATCAGTCGTAATGACTATCAATCCAAAGTTGTCCGTTACTCAGGATCTACAGAGAAACAAGCAATTCAGTTTGATGATGAAGGTAAACCTCTGTACTCAAGGAATATGACGGTAAAATACATAACTgagaacagaaaccatgacatctgtgtagctgacCATGGGGCctgtgcagtagtggtggttaaTCAGAACGGGAAACTCAGATGGAGATACATCGGTCATCCCTCAGTTACCAAAAAGAAACCATTTAAACCAGTtggtatcacaacagacagtcagagtcgtatcctgacagcagaccgTGACAACCATTGTATTCACATTCTGAATCAGGATGGACAGTTTCTccgttacattgataactgtgatctGGAGTATCCGtgtggtttatgtgtggacaataATGACAATCTGTTTGTATCAGAACAATTGAAAggcaatgtaaagaaaataaaatttctcaGATAG
- the LOC128163449 gene encoding probable transcriptional regulatory protein HY04AAS1_0501: MELTLRTLPRVLHKTQTVSCPRISLCHTRLFQNYVSKKSSMPARWSTKTDIVAERTLFQMLPVVYWQTNRHMAGHSKFSNIKHRKEAQDSKKSALMGQYVKLAQSAVKMGGSTDPKLNPKLAQVIESAKKSSLGVETIKKLLERMKNKEYKDIMIEVCGPANSIFLVMVDATNQVSARTEVKAAMRKHPVKVSNSPSSLHLFKQQGILYVTPDPERPNLDLEEIAIECEAEDVTKETNEEGQEVIKFLCDPARLSEVKTMLEGRSLTVENFYEQYEPLAPVSPSEAEQKEIDSIMEKLENMDSYVEMHTNIEA; this comes from the exons atggaaTTAACATTGAGAACCTTACCTCGTGTTTTACACAAAACACAGACTGTGAGTTGCCCCAGAATCAGCCTGTGTCACACACGCCTCTTTCAAAATTATGTGAGCAAAAAGTCATCAATGCCAGCTAGATGGAGCACAAAGACAGATATTGTAGCTGAGAGGACTCTGTTCCAAATGTTGCCTGTTGTTTACTGGCAAACTAACAGACATATGGCAGGGCACAGTAAATTCTCTAACATCAAACATCGAAAAGAGGCGCAGGACAGTAAAAAGTCAGCACTGATGGGACAGTATGTCAAGCTAGCACAGTCAGCTGTAAAAA TGGGTGGGTCTACTGATCCCAAACTTAACCCCAAGCTGGCCCAGGTTATAGAGAGTGCAAAGAAGAGCAGTCTGGGTGTTGAAACCATAAAAAAACTGCTTGAAAGAATG aaaaataaagaatacaaaGATATCATGATAGAAGTTTGTGGACCAGCCAACTCCATTTTCTTGGTTATGGTAGACGCAACGAACCAAGTCAGTGCTAGGACAGAGGTGAAAGCTGCAATGAGGAAACATCC aGTGAAAGTCAGCAACTCCCCTTCAAGTCTGCACTTATTCAAGCAGCAGGGAATTTTGTACGTGACCCCTGACCCCGAACGCCCCAACCTTGACCTTGAGGAGATTGCTATCGAGTGTGAGGCTGAGGATGTTACCAAGGAAACAAATGAAGAAGGTCAAGAAGTGATCAAG TTTTTATGTGACCCTGCTCGACTCTCTGAGGTCAAAACCATGCTGGAGGGACGGAGTTTGACCGTGGAGAATTTCTACGAGCAATACGAGCCCTTGGCACCAGTCTCACCCTCGGAGGCGGAACAAAAGGAGATTGACAGCATCATGGAGAAACTAGAAAACATGGACAGCTATGTAGAGATGCACACAAATATAGAAGCATAG